In Mus caroli chromosome 9, CAROLI_EIJ_v1.1, whole genome shotgun sequence, a single window of DNA contains:
- the Csrnp1 gene encoding cysteine/serine-rich nuclear protein 1, whose protein sequence is MTGLLKRKFDQLEEDDSSSSSSSSSSSSWVSSRLSLSSFPAPSASPAWNSDEEGPGGQAPQPDQDSCGLRSFTPPSILKRAPRERPGHVAFNSITVYYFPRCQGFTSVPSRGGCTLGMASRHSTCRLFSLAEFTQEQVRARREKLRRRLKEEKLEMLRWKFSVAGVPETGAGVPLTADAIDDASVEEDLAVAVANGRLEEANFLQPHPPRQRRALLRASGVRRIDREEKRELQVLRQSREDCGCHCDGVCDPETCSCSLAGIKCQMDHTSFPCGCCREGCENPNGRVEFNQTRVQTHFIHTLTRLQMEQGAESLGDLESPVEDTPVEQALLSPFPPSKPPVSSELGDSSCSSDMTDSSTTLSSGSSEPPNHPAHPSLPGPSFRSGVDEDSLEQILNFSDSDLGIEEEEEEGGGVGNLDNLSCFHLADIFGTGDPGSLASWTHSQSGSSLASGILDENANLDASCFLNSGLGGLREGSLPSSSGPPEGEAVQNSSWDLSLSSCDSFELLQALPDYSLGPHYTSRRVSGSPDSLETFHPLPSFSPPRDASTCFLESLMGLSEPVTDVLAPLLESQFEDAALAPLLEPVPV, encoded by the exons ATGACCGGGCTACTGAAGAGGAAGTTTGACCAGCTGGAAGAGGACGActccagttcctcctcctcctcctcctcctcctcctcctgggtcTCTAGccggctctctctctcctccttccccgccccttctgcctcccctgcctGGAACTCTGATGAGGAGGGACCAGGTGGTCAGGCACCCCAGCCTGATCAGGACTCCTGTGGCCTCCGGAGTTTCACTC cCCCGTCCATCCTGAAGCGGGCTCCTCGGGAGCGTCCAGGTCACGTGGCCTTTAACAGCATCACCGTCTACTATTTCCCACGGTGCCAGGGATTCACCAGTGTGCCCAGCCGTGGTGGCTGTACCCTGGGCATGGCTTCTCGGCACAGCACCTGCCGCCTTTTCTCCTTAGCTGAGTTTACACAGGAGCAGGTCCGGGCTCGGCGTGAGAAGCTCCGCCGCCGTTTAAAGGAGGAGAAGCTGGAGATGCTGAGGTGGAAG TTTTCAGTGGCTGGAGTTCCGGAGACAGGGGCAGGCGTGCCTCTCACAGCGGATGCCATCGATGACGCCTCTGTAGAGGAGGACTTGGCAGTGGCTGTGGCAAATGGCCGCCTGGAGGAAGCCAATTTCCTTCAGCCCCATCCACCTCGGCAGCGACGGGCCCTCCTTCGGGCTTCCGGCGTTCGAAGGATTGACCGAGAGGAAAAGCGGGAGCTACAGGTGCTGCGCCAGTCCCGGGAGGATTGTGGTTGTCACTGTGATGGCGTCTGTGACCCTGAGACCTGCAGTTGCAGCCTGGCCGGCATTAAGTGCCAG atggaTCACACGTCCTTCCCGTGTGGCTGCTGCAGGGAGGGCTGCGAGAACCCCAATGGTCGAGTGGAATTCAATCAGACAAGAGTTCAGACGCACTTCATTCACACGCTCACCCGCCTGCAGATGGAGCAGGGTGCCGAGAGCTTGGGGGACCTGGAGTCCCCCGTGGAGGACACTCCAGTTGAACAAGCCCTGCTTTCCCCCTTTCCGCCTTCCAAGCCCCCTGTGAGCAGTGAATTGGGggacagcagctgcagcagcGACATGACAGACTCTTCCACGACCTTGTCCTCTGGCAGCAGCGAGCCTCCAAACCACCCTGCCCACCCCAGCCTGCCAGGTCCCAGCTTCCGGTCTGGCGTAGATGAAGACAGCCTGGAACAGATCCTGAATTTCAGTGACTCTGACCTCGGaattgaggaagaggaggaggagggagggggtgtgGGCAACTTGGATAACCTCAGCTGCTTCCATCTGGCTGACATCTTTGGTACCGGTGACCCTGGCAGCCTGGCCAGCTGGACTCACAGCCAGTCTGGCTCTAGCCTCGCATCGGGCATCCTAGATGAGAATGCCAACCTGGACGCCAGTTGCTTCCTGAACAGCGGACTTGGAGGGCTGAGAGAAGGTAGCCTCCCTAGCAGTTCTGGGCCCCCTGAGGGGGAGGCCGTCCAGAACAGCTCCTGGGACCTCAGCTTATCCTCCTGTGACTCTTTTGAGCTTCTCCAGGCTCTGCCAGATTATAGTCTGGGACCTCACTATACTTCCCGAAGGGTGTCGGGCAGCCCGGATAGCCTTGAGACCTTCCACCCATTGCCCAGCTTCTCTCCACCCCGGGATGCGAGCACTTGCTTCCTGGAGTCTCTCATGGGCCTGTCTGAGCCGGTTACAGATGTCCTGGCACCCCTTCTGGAGAGCCAGTTTGAGGATGCTGCCTTGGCACCTTTGTTGGAGCCTGTGCCAGTGTAA